A genomic window from Castor canadensis chromosome 18, mCasCan1.hap1v2, whole genome shotgun sequence includes:
- the Hic2 gene encoding hypermethylated in cancer 2 protein produces MVSGPLALRWCPWAGRRDMGPDMELPSHSKQLLLQLNQQRTKGFLCDVIIMVENSVFRAHKNVLAASSIYFKSLVLHDNLISLDTDMVSSTVFQQILDFIYTGKLLPSDQPAEPNFSTLLTAASYLQLPELAALCRRKLKRAGKSFGPGRVGAAGMGRPPRSQRLSTASVIQARYPGLVDGRKTHHTSQELTQPKGSDDELFLGSSTQESTHSLSRAVCPASGEVGLGGCGSSTNGSSGGCEQELGLDLSKKSPPLPPTTSGPHLTPDDPAQLSDSQHSSPPSASVPPVANSASYTELGGTPDEPMDLEGAEDNPLSLLEGPGGQPRKSLRHSARKKEWSKKEPVSGSPFERRETGPKGACPGEEVEGLGDRVPNGILATGVGGGGPNVAYGEPPYPCKEEEENGKDGSEDSGQSGSEGGSGHAGAHYMYRQEGYETVSYGDNLYVCIPCAKGFPSSEQLNAHVETHTEEELFIKEEGAYETGSGGAEEEAEDLSAPSSAYAAEPRPFKCSVCEKTYKDPATLRQHEKTHWLTRPFPCNICGKMFTQRGTMTRHMRSHLGLKPFACDECGMRFTRQYRLTEHMRVHSGEKPYECQLCGGKFTQQRNLISHLRMHTSPS; encoded by the exons ATGGTTTCTGGGCCCCTGGCGCTCCG GTGGTGCCCGTGGGCAGGGCGCAGGGACATGGGGCCCGACATGGAACTGCCTAGCCACTCGAAGCAGCTTCTGCTGCAGCTGAACCAGCAGAGGACCAAGGGATTCCTGTGTGATGTCATCATCATGGTGGAGAACTCTGTCTTCCGGGCCCACAAGAATGTTCTGGCTGCCAGCAGCATTTACTTCAAGTCCTTGGTTCTGCATGACAACCTCATCAGCCTGGACACGGACATGGTCAGCTCCACAGTGTTCCAGCAGATCCTGGATTTCATCTACACAGGCAAACTGTTGCCCAGCGACCAGCCAGCTGAGCCCAACTTCAGCACTCTCCTCACTGCCGCCAGCTACCTCCAGTTGCCCGAGTTGGCAGCCCTCTGCCGTCGCAAACTCAAGCGAGCCGGAAAGTCCTTTGGCCCTGGGCGAGTGGGGGCTGCTGGCATGGGGCGGCCTCCACGCAGCCAGCGGCTTTCCACAGCCTCTGTCATCCAGGCTCGGTACCCAGGGCTCGTGGATGGGCGCAAGACGCACCATACCTCCCAGGAGCTCACCCAGCCCAAAGGCTCAGATGATGAGCTTTTTCTGGGCAGCTCTACCCAGGAGAGCACGCACAGCCTGAGCCGGGCAGTCTGCCCAGCCAGTGGGGAGGTGGGCTTGGGAGGCTGTGGCAGTAGCACCAATGGGAGCAGTGGGGGCTGTGAACAGGAGTTGGGCCTGGACCTGTCCAAGAAGAGCCCACCCCTGCCCCCCACAACCTCTGgcccccacctcacccctgatGACCCAGCCCAGCTGAGCGACAGCCAACACAGCTCACCCCCGTCAGCCTCTGTCCCACCCGTTGCCAACAGTGCCTCTTACACCGAGCTGGGGGGCACTCCTGATGAGCCCATGGATCTGGAGGGGGCTGAGGACAACCCCCTGAGCCTGCTTGAGGGTCCAGGTGGGCAACCTCGGAAGAGTCTCCGGCATTCAGCCCGCAAGAAGGAATGGAGCAAGAAGGAGCCTGTTTCTGGGTCCCCCTTTGAGCGGAGAGAAACAGGGCCCAAGGGCGCTTGCCCGGGAGAGGAGGTTGAGGGGCTTGGGGACAGGGTCCCTAATGGCATTCTGGCCACTGGTGTTGGTGGGGGTGGCCCCAATGTGGCCTATGGGGAGCCCCCATACCCAtgcaaggaagaggaagagaatggcAAGGATGGGAGCGAGGACAGTGGGCAGAGTGGTAGTGAGGGGGGCAGTGGCCATGCTGGTGCCCACTACATGTATCGGCAGGAGGGCTATGAGACGGTGTCATATGGGGACAACCTGTATGTCTGCATTCCTTGCGCCAAGGGTTTCCCCAGCTCTGAGCAGCTCAACGCTCATGTGGAGACGCACACAGAGGAGGAGCTGTTCATCAAGGAGGAGGGGGCCTATGAGACGGGCAGCGGAGGCgctgaggaggaggcagaggaccTGTCAGCACCCAGTTCAGCCTATGCAGCTGAGCCCCGGCCCTTCAAGTGCTCGGTCTGTGAGAAAACCTATAAGGACCCGGCCACTCTTCGGCAGCACGAGAAGACGCACTGGCTGACGAGGCCCTTCCCCTGCAACATCTGTGGCAAGATGTTCACCCAGCGTGGCACTATGACACGCCACATGCGGAGCCACCTGGGCCTGAAGCCCTTTGCCTGTGATGAGTGTGGGATGCGCTTTACCCGCCAGTATCGCCTCACTGAGCACATGCGTGTGCACTCAGGCGAGAAGCCCTATGAGTGCCAGCTCTGCGGGGGCAAGTTCACCCAGCAGCGCAACCTCATCAGCCACCTGCGCATGCACACCTCCCCCTCCTAG
- the Tmem191c gene encoding transmembrane protein 191C produces MAAPQEQLLQLQKDNRDGRLRKQELEELVRGLEAESESLTERLQELRERERSLQRKRSQAARALRGEAREEARERAERARGLLEAAERHKLELEQHNKQLQEQWEELSSQLFYYGGEQLSQQRAEQQQGTQLAALQKQLELAEAKYAMQAEALRQGAQRTEEAWASFQEQCGVLQELQGKVMEAAAALDASRGGLEAWDSQPRRVQDCAGSLMEEVARADCEKRFFRGSGSIRLWALSALQALLLLPLGFLALPLLYVVLAKPDAVGPGLPRLSSDAAFRRLRYTLSPLLELRARGLLPA; encoded by the exons ATGGCCGCGCCACAGGAGCAGCTGCTGCAGCTTCAGAAGGACAACCGCGATGGCCGCCTGCGGAAGCAGGAGCTGGAGGAGCTGGTGCGTGGGCTCGAGGCCGAGAGCGAGAGCCTCACCGAGCGCCTACAGGAACTGCGCGAGCGCGAGCGCAG TCTGCAGCGGAAGCGAAGCCAAGCGGCACGGGCGCTACGTGGAGAGGCGCGCGAGGAGGCTCGGGAACGCGCGGAGCGGGCGCGTGGGCTGCTGGAGGCTGCGGAGAGGCACAAGCTGGAGCTG GAGCAGCACAATAAGCAACTGCAAGAGCAGTGGGAGGAGCTGTCAAGTCAG CTCTTTTACTACGGAGGTGAACAACTTAGTCAGCAGCGCGCGGAGCAGCAACAGGGGACACAGCTCGCCGCCCTGCAG AAACAGCTGGAGCTGGCGGAGGCCAAGTACGCAATGCAGGCGGAGGCCTTGAGGCAG GGCGCGCAGCGGACTGAGGAGGCCTGGGCCAGCTTCCAGGAGCAGTGCGGAGTCCTGCAG GAGCTGCAGGGGAAGGTGATGGAGGCGGCGGCTGCGCTGGACGCTTCTCGGGGTGGCTTGGAAGC GTGGGACTCGCAGCCTCGTCGGGTGCAGGACTGCGCGGGCTCGCTCATGGAGGAGGTGGCCAGGGCAGACTGC GAAAAGCGGTTTTTCCGAGGCTCGGGGAGCATCAG GCTGTGGGCGCTGAGCGCGCTGCAGGCGCTGCTGCTGCTCCCGCTCGGCTTCCTGGCACTGCCGCTGCTCTACGTGGTGCTGGCCAAGCCGGACGCCGTGGGCCCCGGACTCCCGCGTCTCAGCTCGGACGCCGCCTTCCGTCGGCTGCGCTACACGCTGTCCCCGCTGCTCGAGCTGCGCGCGCGCGGGCTGCTGCCCGCCTAG